The following proteins come from a genomic window of Gimesia chilikensis:
- a CDS encoding DUF1365 domain-containing protein produces the protein MESGIYTGWVRHRRLKPVEHSFRNRIYLMYLDLDELDSVFEGRWCWSTRRPALARFRRADHLGDPTQPLGESIRDFVVEQGYPRPEGPIRLLTHLRYFGFVMNPVSFYYCFNRTGTDWETVVAEVNNTPWGERHCYVISRKQLEANRDDQLMQKVFHVSPFMPLDMQYGWKLTEPHQKLTVHIDNYRESEKVFDVTMQLERREITTRNLWQVLLTYPLMTWYVFAAIYWQALRLWWKKVPFYPHPRHLSTTDNQITGTEPNARTS, from the coding sequence ATGGAAAGCGGAATCTACACCGGCTGGGTTCGACACAGACGACTTAAACCCGTCGAACACAGCTTTCGCAATCGAATCTACCTGATGTACCTCGATCTGGATGAACTCGATTCCGTGTTCGAGGGACGCTGGTGCTGGTCTACCCGTCGTCCGGCTCTCGCACGGTTTCGCAGAGCCGATCATCTGGGCGATCCAACCCAACCACTGGGAGAATCGATTCGCGACTTTGTGGTAGAGCAGGGCTATCCCCGACCCGAGGGGCCGATTCGGCTGCTCACGCATCTGCGGTATTTCGGATTTGTGATGAACCCGGTCTCTTTCTACTACTGTTTTAATCGTACAGGCACAGATTGGGAAACCGTCGTCGCGGAAGTGAACAACACGCCCTGGGGAGAACGGCACTGTTATGTGATTTCGCGGAAACAACTGGAAGCAAACCGGGACGATCAACTGATGCAGAAGGTTTTTCATGTTTCTCCCTTCATGCCTCTGGACATGCAGTATGGCTGGAAACTGACAGAGCCCCATCAAAAACTGACCGTTCATATCGATAACTATCGTGAAAGTGAAAAAGTATTTGACGTGACGATGCAACTGGAACGACGGGAGATCACAACCCGCAACCTGTGGCAGGTCCTGCTGACTTATCCGTTGATGACCTGGTACGTGTTTGCGGCGATCTACTGGCAGGCACTCCGCCTGTGGTGGAAGAAGGTTCCCTTCTATCCCCATCCCAGACATCTCTCGACCACAGACAATCAAATTACAGGCACAGAGCCCAACGCGAGGACCTCATGA
- a CDS encoding SAM-dependent methyltransferase codes for MSTINDSPELTWNASASAGLMDTTCRTLLLKKLQSMQHGRITLIDGEQEQHFGDPDAGLRAVVLVQNPRFYRRAVLEGGLGIAQSLIDGDWSCHNLTALVRIFIRNLEVTDRFEGGMAWFRQCAARLGHWLRRNTRLGAARNIHAHYDLGNDFYRLFLDDTMSYSCGVFEQETDTMQEASLNKLDRVCRNLNLKPGDHLLEIGTGWGGLAVHAAQFYGCRVTTTTISQEQYNLAAERVDAAGLTDRVTLQLKDYRDLEGQYDKLVSIEMIEAVGAEFFETYFQKCSDLLKPDGMMLLQGIVIKDQRFKEYLKSVDFIRRYIFPGGCLPSVAAILETTSRVTDFRLLQLEDIAPHYAQTLRCWREAFHERIDAVRAQGYSESFIRMWDYYFCYCEAAFEERQCNTVQMLLAKPACRFDLVRHHALRDLTKEAEEVLA; via the coding sequence ATGAGTACCATCAACGATTCCCCTGAGCTGACCTGGAACGCATCTGCGTCTGCCGGTCTCATGGACACGACCTGCCGCACACTTTTATTAAAGAAATTACAGTCGATGCAGCACGGCCGGATAACCCTCATCGATGGAGAACAGGAGCAGCATTTTGGCGATCCGGATGCCGGCTTACGAGCCGTTGTCCTGGTGCAGAATCCTCGCTTCTACCGTCGGGCTGTCCTTGAGGGAGGCCTGGGCATTGCACAATCACTGATCGACGGTGACTGGTCCTGTCATAATCTGACGGCACTGGTGCGGATCTTCATTCGCAACCTGGAAGTCACCGATCGCTTTGAAGGGGGCATGGCCTGGTTCCGACAGTGTGCCGCCCGGCTCGGGCACTGGCTCAGACGGAATACACGCCTCGGCGCAGCCCGCAACATTCATGCACACTACGATCTGGGGAACGATTTTTACCGCCTCTTCCTGGACGATACCATGAGCTATTCCTGCGGCGTCTTCGAACAGGAGACCGACACCATGCAGGAGGCCTCTTTGAATAAGCTGGACCGCGTCTGCCGGAATCTGAATCTGAAACCGGGCGATCATCTGCTGGAGATCGGCACGGGCTGGGGAGGGCTGGCCGTGCATGCCGCCCAGTTTTATGGTTGTCGGGTGACGACCACCACCATTTCGCAGGAGCAATACAACCTGGCTGCCGAGCGTGTGGACGCCGCCGGACTGACGGATCGCGTGACACTCCAGCTGAAAGACTACCGCGATCTGGAAGGACAGTACGATAAACTGGTTTCAATCGAAATGATTGAAGCGGTTGGAGCCGAGTTCTTCGAGACTTACTTTCAGAAGTGCTCGGACCTGCTCAAGCCGGACGGCATGATGTTGCTGCAGGGAATCGTAATCAAGGATCAGCGGTTCAAAGAATATCTCAAAAGCGTGGATTTCATCCGCCGCTACATTTTCCCGGGAGGCTGCCTCCCTTCGGTGGCTGCGATCCTGGAAACAACATCCCGGGTAACCGATTTCCGCCTCCTGCAACTGGAAGATATCGCTCCTCATTATGCCCAGACACTCCGCTGCTGGCGGGAAGCCTTTCATGAGCGGATCGACGCGGTCCGCGCGCAGGGCTATTCCGAGTCGTTCATTCGCATGTGGGATTATTATTTCTGTTACTGCGAAGCCGCTTTTGAAGAGCGGCAGTGTAACACGGTGCAGATGCTGCTCGCCAAGCCGGCGTGTCGCTTCGATCTCGTACGTCATCATGCACTTCGCGACTTGACCAAAGAGGCTGAGGAGGTGCTCGCTTGA
- a CDS encoding PAS domain S-box protein: MRPETVLKVRARKLWILCLLCALLPGMMASAIAADTTAPTSAKSCAGGHCAQAAAKPELQAEGPVTFFSKLFDTNDYPQRWYCGTWSSDVGWLHILSDIAIFGAYFTIPVMLLYFLLQRKDLPFPRIIWLFAAFILFCGFGHLIEAGIFWWPVYRFSGLIKASTAIVSWITVFVLIRLIPEALKLPSAALLGTKLQESQERLDYALEAGQIGVWELNLKTNQLNWDRRTREMFDVPPEETELHFEDFSKRLHPADRERVETCFNHSVDTGTPYSCEYRVIYRDGSVHYIYAQGHAVFDETGEPKLFVGVCHDFTEQQIQKNALSESEQNYRSTFEQVAMGIAHVSPDGRWLRFNQGLCDLLGYTDQELLEQNWQDLTHPDDLDADLVQISKLLAGEIDSYSVEKRYLTQDQAVVWTNMTVSLVRLPTGEPRHFIFLIENIQGRKEAEKALQMYHQKVKKLSLVASKTKHSVIISDAQGYIEWVNDAFTSLSGYTLNEVMEQHLCDILRGPEANSDTITSIRNSLQKKESIATEIVNYDREGREYWIELKIDPVLDDDDILLNFIATQVDVTARKQSEFALRMANSQFSKLRQADILGIMTCRFDGSVEQANDELLRILGYTADDLEAGLINCQELTPTEWQQRDQEVLQEMLETGAAKPIEKEYYRKDGSRVPVVLGMTRLDEAEDLCLCFVLDATAQKETEEKLKDAKQAAEEASRAKSDFLANMSHELRTPLNGVIGMTELLAGTNLNRQQQDFVDACRNSGESLLGLINDILDFSKIEAGKLDLDLHQFDVEKLLMDTMSTMVWRAAEKDLELPCSIDPATRLILKGDSYRLRQVLVNLVGNAIKFTETGEVSVRAEAIEQETEQITIRFTVSDTGIGISEDKLDRLFQSFTQVDASTTRNYGGSGLGLVISRNLVELMGGSIGIESQAGAGSTFWFEIPFEIISPTSVALPIRSPLAGKRALIVDDNQKCLQILHDFAKEWGLKTDLAVSVAEALSILERAHDNQEIIDLVLTDLELPDLSGRVLAHELKDADPKVILISRSPETHLSQSELQESGVAALLHKPLNRHKLYEVLCNLFQQESNPPRIQDLDTHQEPEEHALLSATTVLLAEDNNINQMYVTELMKQFGCLCHTAVNGLEAIEAVKQHNYDLVLMDCQMPELDGLEATRQIRELEQQGELEGHLPIVALTANAIKGDRERCLEAGMDDYISKPVQKAQLRKLLDQYHARKASHQHTISAKTETIVSSDREIDSDRAIDTAALMDLCCGNLELIESLLDELESSGEMRVAHIREHADQGNARGVAEAAHSLKGATSILCAASLQQLSQEIEQTGTEDHLENIDALIDELSTEMQRCLQELPQVREDLQGMSTEGE, encoded by the coding sequence ATGCGTCCGGAAACTGTACTCAAAGTTCGCGCCAGAAAACTCTGGATTCTCTGCCTGTTATGTGCACTGCTGCCGGGGATGATGGCCTCTGCAATCGCTGCAGATACAACCGCGCCCACGTCTGCGAAAAGCTGTGCTGGCGGTCATTGTGCGCAAGCAGCTGCCAAACCAGAGCTGCAAGCCGAAGGGCCGGTTACGTTTTTCTCGAAACTGTTCGACACCAACGATTATCCGCAGCGCTGGTATTGTGGTACCTGGTCGAGTGATGTGGGCTGGCTGCATATCCTGTCTGACATTGCCATCTTCGGTGCTTATTTCACCATTCCGGTGATGCTGCTCTACTTCCTGTTACAGCGCAAAGATCTCCCCTTCCCGCGAATTATCTGGCTGTTTGCCGCTTTTATTCTGTTCTGTGGTTTTGGACACCTCATCGAGGCGGGCATCTTCTGGTGGCCCGTCTATCGTTTTTCGGGGCTGATTAAAGCCAGTACCGCGATTGTCTCCTGGATTACGGTCTTCGTATTAATTCGTCTGATTCCCGAAGCACTCAAACTTCCCTCCGCAGCGCTGTTAGGTACGAAACTGCAGGAAAGCCAGGAACGGCTGGATTATGCACTGGAAGCGGGACAGATCGGCGTCTGGGAACTCAATTTGAAAACCAACCAGCTCAACTGGGACCGACGGACGCGAGAGATGTTCGATGTTCCTCCCGAGGAAACGGAACTGCACTTTGAAGATTTCAGCAAACGGCTGCATCCCGCTGACAGGGAACGCGTCGAAACCTGTTTTAATCACAGCGTCGATACCGGCACTCCTTACAGTTGTGAATATCGCGTGATTTACCGGGATGGCTCGGTACATTACATCTATGCTCAGGGACATGCCGTCTTTGATGAAACTGGTGAGCCGAAATTGTTTGTCGGCGTCTGCCACGATTTCACAGAACAACAGATCCAGAAAAATGCTCTTTCCGAAAGCGAGCAGAACTATCGCAGCACCTTTGAGCAGGTCGCGATGGGAATCGCCCACGTGTCTCCCGATGGTCGCTGGCTGCGGTTCAATCAAGGGTTGTGTGATCTGCTGGGCTACACAGATCAGGAACTGCTGGAACAGAACTGGCAGGACCTCACTCACCCGGACGATCTGGATGCGGACCTTGTCCAGATCTCGAAATTACTGGCAGGCGAAATCGACTCCTACTCGGTTGAAAAACGATACCTTACACAGGATCAAGCGGTTGTCTGGACGAATATGACCGTTTCACTGGTCCGTCTGCCAACTGGAGAACCACGGCACTTCATCTTCCTGATCGAAAATATCCAGGGGCGCAAAGAAGCTGAAAAAGCATTACAGATGTATCACCAGAAAGTCAAAAAACTGTCCCTGGTCGCCAGTAAAACCAAGCATTCGGTGATCATCTCCGACGCCCAGGGCTATATTGAATGGGTCAATGATGCCTTTACTTCGCTGAGTGGTTACACGCTCAACGAGGTGATGGAACAGCACCTCTGTGATATTTTACGTGGTCCGGAAGCGAACTCAGATACGATTACCAGCATCCGAAACAGCCTGCAGAAAAAAGAAAGCATCGCTACAGAAATCGTGAATTATGATCGTGAGGGACGCGAGTACTGGATCGAACTCAAGATCGATCCTGTGCTTGATGACGATGATATCCTGCTGAACTTCATCGCCACCCAGGTCGATGTGACGGCCCGCAAGCAGTCGGAGTTCGCCCTGCGAATGGCCAACTCACAGTTCAGCAAATTGCGACAGGCCGACATCCTGGGAATCATGACCTGTCGCTTTGACGGCAGTGTCGAACAGGCGAATGACGAACTGCTCCGCATTCTGGGTTATACCGCCGACGACCTGGAAGCCGGGTTAATCAACTGCCAGGAGCTGACGCCGACAGAGTGGCAGCAGCGTGATCAGGAAGTACTGCAGGAAATGCTGGAAACCGGTGCAGCAAAACCGATCGAAAAAGAATACTACCGTAAAGATGGCAGCCGCGTTCCCGTAGTGTTGGGTATGACGCGCCTGGATGAAGCGGAGGATCTCTGTCTCTGTTTCGTTTTGGATGCCACCGCGCAGAAAGAGACCGAAGAAAAACTGAAAGACGCCAAACAGGCCGCGGAGGAAGCGAGCCGGGCCAAGAGTGATTTCCTGGCCAACATGAGTCACGAGCTGCGTACGCCACTCAATGGAGTGATCGGCATGACAGAATTACTGGCCGGTACAAACCTGAACCGACAGCAGCAGGACTTCGTCGATGCATGCCGGAACAGTGGTGAATCGCTGCTGGGCCTGATCAACGATATTCTCGACTTCTCCAAAATCGAAGCCGGCAAACTGGACCTGGACCTGCATCAGTTCGACGTCGAAAAGCTGTTGATGGACACCATGAGCACCATGGTCTGGCGAGCCGCTGAGAAAGATCTGGAGCTCCCCTGTTCTATTGATCCCGCCACGCGACTGATTCTTAAGGGAGACAGTTATCGACTGCGTCAGGTACTGGTGAACCTCGTTGGTAATGCAATTAAGTTTACCGAAACAGGTGAAGTTTCCGTGCGTGCGGAAGCCATCGAACAGGAGACCGAACAGATCACGATCCGCTTCACAGTGAGTGATACGGGCATTGGTATCTCTGAAGACAAACTGGACCGCCTGTTCCAGTCGTTTACACAGGTCGATGCTTCGACCACACGCAACTATGGCGGCAGTGGTCTGGGGCTGGTCATCTCCCGCAATCTGGTCGAATTAATGGGTGGTTCGATTGGCATCGAGAGCCAGGCAGGCGCAGGTTCAACCTTCTGGTTTGAGATTCCCTTTGAAATCATCTCGCCCACTTCGGTGGCACTCCCGATCCGCTCACCGCTGGCTGGGAAACGGGCCCTGATCGTCGATGACAATCAGAAGTGCCTGCAGATCCTGCACGATTTCGCCAAAGAATGGGGACTGAAAACAGACCTCGCCGTGTCTGTCGCGGAAGCACTTTCGATTCTGGAACGGGCACACGACAACCAGGAGATCATTGACCTCGTACTGACCGATCTGGAACTGCCGGACCTGAGTGGAAGGGTTCTGGCTCACGAACTCAAGGACGCAGATCCCAAGGTCATTCTGATCTCCCGTTCGCCGGAAACACATCTGAGCCAGAGTGAACTGCAGGAGAGTGGCGTTGCTGCCCTGTTACACAAACCGCTGAATCGACACAAGCTGTATGAGGTACTCTGCAACCTGTTTCAACAGGAATCCAACCCGCCTCGCATACAGGATCTCGATACGCATCAGGAGCCTGAAGAACACGCATTGCTGTCGGCAACGACGGTTCTGCTCGCAGAGGATAACAACATCAACCAGATGTACGTTACCGAGTTGATGAAGCAGTTCGGCTGCCTGTGTCATACAGCAGTCAATGGTCTGGAGGCAATCGAAGCAGTCAAACAACACAATTACGATCTGGTACTGATGGACTGTCAGATGCCGGAACTGGACGGGCTGGAAGCCACTCGCCAGATTCGTGAACTGGAACAGCAAGGGGAGCTTGAAGGGCATCTCCCCATTGTGGCACTCACTGCGAATGCGATCAAAGGAGATCGGGAGCGGTGTCTGGAAGCCGGCATGGATGACTACATCAGTAAACCCGTGCAGAAAGCGCAGCTCAGAAAGCTGCTCGATCAGTACCATGCCCGGAAAGCATCACACCAGCATACGATATCTGCGAAAACTGAAACGATCGTCTCTTCTGATAGAGAAATCGACAGTGACCGCGCCATAGATACAGCTGCATTGATGGATCTTTGTTGCGGCAATCTGGAACTGATTGAATCGCTGCTGGATGAACTGGAATCCTCGGGCGAAATGCGTGTGGCACATATTCGCGAGCATGCAGATCAGGGCAATGCGCGAGGCGTGGCTGAAGCAGCACACTCACTCAAGGGAGCTACCAGTATTCTGTGTGCAGCGTCCCTGCAACAGTTATCACAGGAAATCGAGCAAACCGGCACAGAGGACCACCTGGAAAATATTGATGCATTGATCGATGAACTCTCCACCGAAATGCAACGTTGTCTGCAGGAACTTCCCCAAGTCAGAGAAGATCTGCAGGGGATGTCCACAGAGGGCGAATAA
- a CDS encoding DUF1295 domain-containing protein — MNPWWMILIGGAGMSAVMGLLWLLQKRTGDAGIVDVAWGMGVGLLSLFFAWGSVEGDLIRRIIVAALALLWSLRLSGYILYRVLTMPEDGRYQTLKEKWGTAAQGKLFWFYQLQAVGSLLFALPMLLAARSTAPLGFLDYLGIAIWFAAISGELIADQQLSRFRSDPHQTGQVCQRGLWHYSRHPNYFFEWLHWWAYVCLAIQAPWGWLTILGPLLMLHFILNVTGIPPTEAQAIKSRGEAYREYQRTTSAFFPWPPKPKQVTT; from the coding sequence TTGAATCCCTGGTGGATGATTCTGATCGGCGGCGCAGGCATGTCGGCTGTCATGGGACTGCTCTGGTTGCTCCAGAAACGGACCGGGGATGCAGGCATTGTTGATGTCGCCTGGGGCATGGGCGTCGGCTTGCTCAGTCTGTTTTTTGCCTGGGGAAGTGTGGAAGGCGATTTGATCAGGCGGATCATTGTCGCGGCGCTGGCTCTGCTCTGGTCTTTAAGACTCAGTGGTTACATACTCTATCGCGTCTTAACCATGCCCGAAGACGGGCGTTATCAGACCCTCAAAGAAAAATGGGGAACCGCCGCCCAGGGGAAACTTTTCTGGTTTTATCAGCTCCAGGCAGTGGGAAGTCTGCTCTTTGCCCTCCCGATGTTGCTGGCGGCCCGCAGTACGGCACCTCTGGGGTTTCTTGATTATCTCGGAATCGCAATCTGGTTTGCTGCGATCTCAGGGGAACTCATCGCCGATCAGCAGCTGTCACGATTTCGCTCAGATCCGCACCAGACGGGGCAGGTCTGTCAGCGCGGACTCTGGCACTATTCCCGGCACCCGAATTACTTTTTTGAATGGCTGCACTGGTGGGCCTACGTCTGTCTGGCCATCCAGGCGCCCTGGGGCTGGCTGACAATTCTTGGTCCACTCCTGATGCTGCATTTCATCCTCAATGTGACGGGGATTCCTCCTACGGAAGCCCAGGCCATCAAGAGCCGGGGCGAAGCCTATCGCGAATATCAGCGGACCACGAGCGCCTTCTTTCCCTGGCCTCCTAAACCCAAACAGGTGACAACATGA
- a CDS encoding SAM-dependent methyltransferase: MKTDMLVNLAIECVERGWVPDSLVRRAIRRLCSKRLDSLDGGSPAADAENRRAFVEAALKSPIALVPEKANEQHYEVPAAFYEQVLGARRKYSCCYWPEGVTTLDEAEVAALQESCLHAELEDGMQILELGCGWGSLTLWIAEHYPQSHITAVSNSHSQRAAIEQMARERGYADRVNVITADMNDFEPEQKFDRVVSVEMFEHMRNYARLLNRISDWLVDDGKLFVHIFCHRNYVYEFSDENADDWMARHFFTGGIMPADDWFSHFQEDMQVEQQWRWNGRHYQLTSEAWLENLDQRSAQVLPILAETYGTQQAHRWWMRWRLFFLAVAELFGYQSGEEWYVSHYLLSKTTVQHDAPSPPGKVTEHSLY, from the coding sequence ATGAAAACTGACATGCTGGTGAATCTGGCCATTGAATGTGTGGAGCGGGGCTGGGTTCCCGACAGTCTGGTCCGGCGTGCCATTCGCAGACTCTGCAGCAAACGGCTCGACAGTCTGGATGGGGGGAGTCCGGCCGCGGATGCTGAAAATCGACGTGCTTTCGTCGAGGCTGCCCTTAAGAGCCCGATTGCCCTGGTTCCGGAAAAGGCGAACGAACAACATTACGAAGTGCCTGCCGCCTTTTATGAGCAGGTGCTCGGAGCGCGGCGGAAATACAGCTGCTGCTACTGGCCGGAGGGGGTAACGACTCTTGACGAAGCCGAAGTTGCGGCTTTGCAGGAGAGCTGCCTGCATGCAGAACTGGAAGATGGCATGCAGATCCTGGAACTGGGCTGCGGCTGGGGTTCGCTGACGCTCTGGATCGCCGAACATTATCCTCAAAGTCACATCACCGCTGTTTCGAATTCTCATTCTCAACGGGCTGCGATTGAACAAATGGCGCGGGAACGGGGCTATGCAGACCGCGTGAATGTGATCACTGCAGACATGAACGATTTCGAACCCGAGCAAAAGTTCGACCGCGTGGTCTCAGTAGAGATGTTCGAACACATGCGGAATTATGCCCGCCTGTTAAATCGCATTTCCGACTGGCTGGTCGACGATGGAAAACTCTTCGTGCACATTTTCTGTCATCGAAACTATGTCTACGAATTCAGTGACGAGAATGCAGACGACTGGATGGCCCGGCATTTCTTTACCGGGGGAATCATGCCCGCGGATGACTGGTTTTCCCACTTCCAGGAAGACATGCAGGTCGAACAGCAGTGGCGCTGGAACGGTCGTCACTATCAGCTGACGTCCGAGGCCTGGCTGGAAAATCTGGACCAGCGCAGTGCGCAAGTCCTGCCGATCCTGGCAGAAACTTATGGGACGCAGCAGGCTCACCGCTGGTGGATGCGCTGGCGTCTGTTTTTCCTCGCGGTCGCGGAACTGTTCGGCTACCAGTCCGGGGAAGAGTGGTACGTCTCACACTATCTGTTGAGTAAAACAACAGTGCAGCATGATGCCCCGTCACCTCCTGGCAAAGTGACGGAACATTCTCTGTATTAA
- a CDS encoding DUF6790 family protein, translated as MGKLIQFVMENFTLSFLILGLIVSGFSLLRKPRPLSRANIVESLFAWFLFFSIGCSFFYNFIMHSFFGEMAASFIGWSQSPFQFEVGTASLGYAVVGFLAFRGSLGMRAAAVVGPSMFLLGAAGGHVYQMITAHNFAPGNAGVIFYTDIVLPIIGFVLLGMQYRCQRREQTEVRT; from the coding sequence ATGGGTAAGCTGATTCAATTTGTCATGGAAAATTTTACTCTCAGCTTTCTGATCCTGGGGCTGATCGTTTCCGGATTTTCTCTCTTGAGAAAACCGCGACCATTGTCACGAGCGAACATTGTTGAGTCCCTGTTTGCCTGGTTTCTATTCTTTTCCATAGGCTGTTCTTTCTTCTATAACTTCATCATGCATTCGTTTTTTGGCGAGATGGCAGCCAGTTTCATCGGCTGGTCCCAGAGTCCGTTTCAGTTTGAAGTGGGGACCGCCAGTCTGGGTTATGCAGTGGTGGGCTTTCTGGCATTCCGTGGCAGTCTGGGCATGCGGGCCGCAGCGGTCGTCGGGCCGTCGATGTTTCTACTGGGCGCTGCAGGCGGACACGTCTACCAGATGATCACAGCCCATAACTTTGCTCCCGGGAATGCCGGGGTGATCTTTTACACGGACATCGTGCTGCCCATCATCGGATTTGTCCTGCTGGGCATGCAGTATCGATGTCAGCGCAGGGAACAGACTGAAGTCCGGACTTAA
- a CDS encoding NAD(P)/FAD-dependent oxidoreductase encodes MKIAIIGSGISGLTAAWFLHRQHDVTIFEANNYIGGHTNTIEVDLEGEQHPVDTGFIVFNHQTYPNFTRMLDRLGITSQPTRMSFSMKCERTGLEYRGADLNGFFAQRKNLFNPRFYKLLSDIFRFNKQSLALLNSDNDTLTVGEYLKRENYSREFIDQYFLPMGSAIWSCPVGTFEQFPIRFIVEFYRNHGILAIRELPEWRVVCGGSHQYVKAITADFRESIRLQTPIHAVRRLEEGVEVTPVNAASEEFDHVIFACHSDQALRILGSDVDPVERELLSAFPYEPNIAQLHTDTSVLPRSERAWACWNYFMPRGENRKATITYNMNQLQSLDSQHTFCVTLNGEERVDPSRVIRRIEYAHPIFTIERAETQRRHAEVINQRNTSFCGAYWGNGFHEDGVNSALAVCRTLLETEDIWKAESTPAGFDTDDLNPSNTAFAIEST; translated from the coding sequence ATGAAAATTGCCATCATTGGTAGCGGCATTTCCGGTTTGACGGCTGCCTGGTTTCTGCATCGACAGCACGACGTCACGATCTTCGAAGCGAATAACTACATCGGCGGACACACCAACACGATCGAAGTCGATCTGGAAGGCGAGCAACATCCCGTCGACACCGGGTTCATCGTTTTTAACCATCAGACCTACCCGAACTTCACCCGCATGTTGGACCGACTGGGAATCACATCACAGCCGACCCGCATGAGTTTCAGCATGAAGTGTGAACGAACCGGGCTGGAATACCGGGGCGCCGATCTCAATGGCTTTTTTGCCCAGCGCAAGAATCTGTTCAACCCTCGCTTCTACAAACTTCTGAGTGATATTTTTCGCTTCAACAAACAGTCGCTGGCCCTGCTGAATTCCGATAATGATACCTTGACGGTCGGCGAATACCTCAAGCGTGAGAACTACTCCCGCGAATTTATCGATCAGTATTTTCTCCCCATGGGGTCGGCGATCTGGTCCTGCCCGGTAGGCACTTTCGAACAGTTTCCCATTCGCTTCATCGTGGAGTTCTACCGCAACCATGGCATCCTGGCGATCCGGGAGCTGCCTGAGTGGCGTGTGGTTTGTGGTGGTTCACACCAGTATGTGAAAGCGATCACCGCCGACTTTCGAGAGTCAATCCGTCTGCAGACCCCCATTCACGCTGTCAGGCGTCTCGAGGAAGGTGTGGAAGTGACTCCAGTCAACGCTGCTTCTGAAGAGTTCGATCACGTGATTTTCGCCTGCCACAGCGATCAGGCTTTGCGAATTCTCGGTAGCGACGTAGACCCGGTCGAACGCGAACTGCTCTCTGCATTCCCCTATGAACCGAATATCGCCCAGCTGCATACCGACACAAGCGTTCTGCCCCGCAGCGAACGGGCCTGGGCCTGTTGGAATTACTTTATGCCCAGGGGCGAGAATCGCAAAGCAACAATTACCTATAATATGAATCAGCTGCAGAGCCTCGACTCGCAGCATACGTTCTGTGTGACACTCAATGGTGAGGAGCGGGTCGATCCTTCCAGGGTCATTCGCCGTATCGAATATGCCCATCCCATTTTTACGATCGAGCGGGCTGAGACCCAGCGCCGTCACGCGGAAGTGATCAATCAGCGAAATACATCGTTTTGTGGTGCCTACTGGGGCAACGGATTTCACGAGGATGGCGTTAACAGTGCCCTGGCGGTCTGCCGAACTTTACTGGAAACAGAAGATATATGGAAAGCGGAATCTACACCGGCTGGGTTCGACACAGACGACTTAAACCCGTCGAACACAGCTTTCGCAATCGAATCTACCTGA